In Thunnus thynnus chromosome 4, fThuThy2.1, whole genome shotgun sequence, a genomic segment contains:
- the LOC137181348 gene encoding uncharacterized protein translates to MDGVLEGATVLCLCKLACSLLFLPSLAVSYSPVSFCCCCLLIFTDFLVTVFLSFLCIFESWLTELTPLSDAIALRFLLFLSHTYGAVLLLITPLIAVETLIRLLGPHYAASHRAVGQTVGSDGHSYYKEEVTVEEEEDSDNPDKESWLPHAVGYLCCLSAWAVVALSVRWQWKLEEVWTAACLHTNNSLIRCLPNLFSPMPSAVNPCWGMAFLSLLLFVLTMSTGLHRRPQAPTQMERTHTEKHRVNNNGNLAPALSAPSKPVHPGISVSEPAQSVDPEKTESSCTVHRAYSWNSMQMSACRHGDFVLLSPECLSAERGGQEHERTKRGIPLTFITEEHVNSQCTSLCGWRQWGFPCLGVNVIIGFVGVFSIFVLPLNLCVNILLIRTIETLLELCIKSLVSSAANSTDMTASHNVTLV, encoded by the exons aTGGATGGTGTGTTGGAAGGAGCgacagtgttgtgtttatgtaaattgGCCTGCAGTCTCCTCTTCTTGCCCTCATTGGCTGTGTCCTACAGTCCCGtcagcttctgctgctgctgcctcctgATCTTCACGGACTTCCTGGTCACAG TTTTTCTGAGTTTCCTGTGCATCTTTGAGTCCTGGCTGACTGAGCTGACCCCGCTCAGTGATGCCATCGCCCTGCGCTTCCTGCTCTTTCTCAGCCACACATATGGTGCGGTGTTGCTCCTGATCACACCTCTGATCGCTGTGGAGACTCTGATCAGACTGCTGGGGCCTCACTATGCTGCGTCTCACAGGGCGGTGGGTCAAACAGTGGGCTCTGATGGACATAGTTATTATAAAGAGGAAGTAActgtggaagaggaggaggacagcgATAACCCAGACAAAGAAAGTTGGCTGCCTCATGCTGTCGGCTACCTCTGCTGCCTGTCAGCGTGGGCCGTTGTCGCCCTCAGTGTCAGGTGGCAATGGAAGCTGGAGGAAGTGTGGACTGCTGCCTGTTTGCACACAAACAACTCCCTGATCAGATGTTTGCCCAACCTGTTCAGCCCCATGCCCAGCGCCGTGAACCCCTGCTGGGGCATggccttcctctccctcctcctgttCGTCCTGACCATGAGCACAGGCTTGCACAGACGGCCCCAGGCTCCCACACAGAtggagagaacacacacagaaaaacatcgAGTTAACAATAACGGCAACCTTGCTCCAGCTCTGTCTGCACCCTCCAAACCTGTGCACCCTGGGATATCGGTGTCAGAGCCAGCGCAGTCTGTTGAcccagagaaaacagagagcagctgcactGTTCACAGAGCGTATTCCTGGAACAGCATGCAGATGTCTGCGTGTCGCCATGGAGACTTTGTCCTCCTCTCCCCCGAGTGTTTGTCTGCGGAGAGGGGAGGACAGGAGCACGAAAGGACAAAGAGAGGTATACCTCTGACATTTATCACGGAGGAACACGTGAACTCACAATGCACGAGCCTGTGTGGGTGGCGACAGTGGGGTTTTCCCTGCCTGGGGGTGAATGTAATAATAGGGTTCGTGGGTGTGTTCTCCATCTTTGTGCTGCCCCTGAATCTATGTGTGAACATTCTTCTGATCCGGACTATAGAAACTCTGCTGGAGCTGTGTATCAAATCTTTAGTCTCATCTGCAGCAAACTCAACCGACATGACTGCTTCTCACAATGTAACACTTGTATAA